In a single window of the Elaeis guineensis isolate ETL-2024a chromosome 6, EG11, whole genome shotgun sequence genome:
- the LOC105047504 gene encoding uncharacterized protein, producing the protein MGGGMEVNKNRWIEAWNAGRENLEFNFRWTRRNLAIVGIFGVAVPILIYKGIVNEFHMQDEDAGRPLRKFL; encoded by the exons atggggggcGGGATGGAGGTGAACAAGAACCGGTGGATCGAGGCGTGGAACGCCGGGAGAGAAAACCTGGAGTTCAACTTCCGCTGGACACGCCGCAACCTCGCCATCGTCGGCATCTTCGGCGTCGCCGTCCCCATCCTCATCTACAAGGGCATCGTCAACGAATTC CACATGCAAGATGAGGATGCTGGAAGGCCGCTGAGGAAATTCCTCTGA